A window of Hemibagrus wyckioides isolate EC202008001 linkage group LG03, SWU_Hwy_1.0, whole genome shotgun sequence contains these coding sequences:
- the dkk2 gene encoding dickkopf-related protein 2, whose translation MLALTRSSCCCCCWLLALLLSHAGVKAANHNKNNNSIKTPPLGEAPTAAAASAAAAASTHPESAAHVPAKKSNVPVQVYSTEKHCSSDKDCAVSSYCHNSQHAPSRCVTCRRRKKRCHRDAMCCPGNRCSNFICVPFPENLMTHHISPAKEHKKLSKDKGWKKSKVSLKGHEGDPCLRSSDCSEGYCCARHFWTKICKPVLRQGEVCTKQRKKGSHSLEIFQRCDCAKGLVCKVWKDATSYSRSRLHMCQRT comes from the exons ATGCTCGCGCTGACGCGGAGCtcgtgctgctgctgctgctggctgcTCGCACTGCTGCTGAGCCACGCGGGAGTCAAAGCGGCCAAccacaacaagaacaacaactcCATCAAAACGCCGCCGCTCGGTGAAGCGCCCACAGCCGCCGCCGCctccgccgccgccgccgcgtCCACGCACCCGGAAAGCGCCGCTCACGTGCCGGCGAAGAAGTCCAACGTCCCCGTGCAG gTGTACAGCACTGAGAAGCATTGCAGCAGCGATAAGGACTGTGCGGTCAGTAGTTACTGCCACAACTCGCAGCACGCTCCGTCACGATGCGTCACCTGCCGCCGCAGGAAGAAGCGATGCCACAGAGATGCCATGTGCTGCCCTGGGAACCGCTGCAGCAACT TTATCTGCGTCCCGTTCCCTGAGAACCTCATGACCCATCACATCTCACCTGCAAAGGAGCACAAAAAGCTAAGCAAAGACAAAGGCTGGAAGAAGAGCAAGGTCTCCCTGAAAG GTCATGAGGGCGACCCTTGTCTCCGTTCCTCAGACTGTTCAGAGGGTTACTGCTGTGCCCGCCACTTCTGGACCAAGATCTGCAAACCGGTACTGCGCCAAGGAGAAGTGTGCACTAAACAACGCAAGAAAGGCTCGCACAGCTTGGAGATCTTTCAGCGCTGCGACTGTGCCAAAGGTCTGGTGTGCAAAGTGTGGAAGGATGCCACGTCCTACTCCAGGTCCAGACTGCACATGTGCCAGCGGACCTga